In one window of Eleutherodactylus coqui strain aEleCoq1 chromosome 10, aEleCoq1.hap1, whole genome shotgun sequence DNA:
- the LOC136579886 gene encoding LHFPL tetraspan subfamily member 3 protein-like, with protein sequence MDPSGHIHLYETDFVQNGRAVAVLWASCTLFLGILEIVVLLQPTWVLGGEGSGHFGLYQVCEESDWGTECRGPEGILEALPPFQTAAGFMLGALLLVLLSLASIVLLWFCHSGTVYKLCAWLQLTAAFCQALACILFPDGWDSPAVRHFCNYRSDRYQLGTCSVHWGFLLAILGTFDCLVLSILGFTLGKRHDALNPSDVKPSKKGLSPDTC encoded by the exons ATGGATCCTTCTGGACACATTCATCTCTATGAAACAGACTTCGTCCAGAATGGCCGGGCGGTCGCTGTTTTATGGGCATCCTGCACCCTGTTCCTGGGCATCCTGGAGATTGTGGTGCTTCTGCAGCCCACCTGGGTTCTAGGTGGGGAGGGCAGTGGACATTTTGGACTGTACCAGGTTTGTGAAGAGTCAGACTGGGGCACAGAATGTCGGGGTCCGGAGGGCATCCTGGAGGCTCTTCCACCATTCCAGACGGCGGCCGGCTTCATGCTGGGGGCTCTGCTGCTGGTTCTGCTCAGCCTGGCCTCCATTGTACTGCTGTGGTTCTGTCACTCGGGGACCGTCTACAAACTCTGTGCTTGGCTTCAGCTGACTGCTG CGTTCTGCCAGGCTCTCGCCTGCATCCTCTTCCCGGACGGCTGGGACTCCCCCGCTGTGCGCCACTTCTGTAACTACCGCTCTGACAGGTACCAGCTGGGAACCTGCTCTGTGCACTGGGGCTTCCTGCTGGCCATATTGGGGACCTTCGACTGTCTGGTTCTCTCCATTTTGGGGTTCACCCTTGGGAAACGTCACGATGCTTTGAACCCTAGTGATGTTAAACCTAGCAAGAAAG GCTTATCTCCCGACACCTGCTGA